One Acanthochromis polyacanthus isolate Apoly-LR-REF ecotype Palm Island chromosome 6, KAUST_Apoly_ChrSc, whole genome shotgun sequence DNA segment encodes these proteins:
- the LOC127534495 gene encoding uncharacterized protein LOC127534495, which yields MQYKYKKESDIQTTGCLVHYILTDGEHPYQATTPYSNDPLALFQNLRAGTFTLQCEERHQGIIGRMLCKSTEACPTIEECLQAITSFTHQADHNGVTNNSNNNGNKDQTHIANCSPQASNEIDTQHSANSDQPGSVCNVVMDSSSHIEDDTEIEPQISLSLDMSEEEEDIDDEPAEVDDEVAKKVITKKAVKTGMKTDENVLECSLKGVKVKMSSNTPHKRVYYKKNYCLYCEKPFGKVTRHLMRKHQDEVDIAKALAHKQGSTMRSFLLSKIRNKGKYIHNCSVKSARQGQMVPKRQTTYLLSATDFLPCYFCLVMLIVYCCSHTTTGSELGASVRVEVGGILLA from the exons ATGCAATACAAATACAAGAAAGAGTCAGATATCCAG ACAACAGGGTGCCTGGTGCATTACATACTGACAGATGGAGAGCACCCCTATCAAGCAACTACACCCTACTCCAACGATCCACTGGCGTTATTTCAAAATCTCAGAGCGGGCACCTTTACTCTTCAGTGCGAGGAAAGGCATCAAGGTATCATTGGCAGAATGCTGTGTAAATCGACAGAAGCATGCCCTACCATTGAAGAATGCCTTCAAGCCATCACAA GTTTCACACACCAAGCTGATCACAATGGAGTCACAAACAACAGTAATAacaatggaaataaa GACCAAACCCACATAGCCAATTGCTCTCCTCAAGCATCAAATGAGATTGACACTCAACACAGTGCCAACAGTGATCAGCCAGGGAGTGTCTGCAATGTAGTGATGGATTCCTCTTCTCACATTGAAGATgataca gaAATAGAACCACAGATCTCCCTTTCCCTTgatatgtcagaagaagaagaggataTTGATGATGAACCGGCAGAAGTAGATGATGAAGTAGCCAAGAAAGTCATCACAAAAAAAGCAGTTAAGACTGGGATGAAAACGGATGAAAATGTCCTTGAATGCAGTTTGAAGggtgtcaaagtgaaaatgtcCTCAAACACCCCACACAAACGTGTCTATTACAAGAAAAATTATTGCCTCTATTGTGAGAAGCCTTTCGGAAAAGTTACAAGACACCTGATGCGAAAACATCAAGATGAAGTTGACATTGCAAAGGCACTTGCACACAAGCAAGGATCCACGATGCGCAGTTTTCTTCTGAGCAAAATAAGGAACAAGGGAAAGTACATACATAACTGTTCAGTCAAATCCGCACGTCAAGGACAAATGGtaccaaaaagacaaacaacctACTTGTTGTCAGCAACAGACTTTCTGCCATGCTATTTTTGTTTGGTTAT